DNA from Amycolatopsis sp. DSM 110486:
TGCCCTCCGCGCGGGCGAAGCGCACGCCCGCGGCGAAGCACTCCTGCTGTCCGACGGCCAGCGCCTCCATGAGGCCCAGCTCGTAGATGTGCGAGATGAGCGGCGACATCCCGTGGTAGCGCAGGCCGCCCGCGTGGATCGGGTCGGGGATGAAGCCGTGGCCGAGCGTGTGCATCTTCAGCAGCGGGGTGAGGCCCGCCGTGTCGCCGAAGTCGTACGCGTACGTGCCGCGCGTGAGCGTCGGGCACGCCAACGGCTCGACGGCGCGGATGACCGGATTCATCCGGCCCGCCAGCTTCTCACGCAGGAACGGGAACGCGAGCCCGCCGAAGTTGGAGCCGCCGCCGGTGCAGCCGACGAGGATGTCCGGGGTGTCGCCCGCGAGCTCGAACTGCTTGAGCGCCTCCTCGCCGATCACCGTCTGGTGCATCAGCACGTGGTTGAGCACGCTGCCGAGCGCGTACCGCGCGTTCGGGTCGGCCGCGGCCTGCTCCACGGCTTCGCTGATCGCGATGCCGAGGCTGCCGGTGGAGTCTGGGTCGTCGGCGAGGATTTTCCGCCCGGACTGGGTGAGCGCCGACGGGCTCGGGTGCACGGTCGCGCCGTACGTCTCCATCATGAGCTTGCGGTAGGGCTTCTGGTCGTAGGAGGCGCGGACCTGCCACACCTCGCACTCGAGCCCGTACTGCGCGCACGCGAACGCCAGCGCGCTGCCCCACTGGCCGGCGCCCGTCTCGGTCGTCAGGCGCGTGACGCCCTCCGCGGCGTTGTAGAACGCCTGCGGCACCGCGGTGTTCGGCTTGTGCGAGCCGACGGGGCTCACGCCCTCGTACTTGTAGTAGATGCGCGCCGGCGTGCCCAGCGCCTTCTCCAGCCGGTGCGCGCGGTAGAGCGGCGAGGGGCGCCACAGGCGGTAGACGTCGCGGACCTCCTCGGGGATGTCCACGTAGCGCTCGGTGCTCACCTCCTGCGCGATCAGCGCCTGCGGGAACAGCGGCGCCAGGTCCTCGGGCCCCACGGGCTCGCGCGTGCCCGGGTGCAGCGGCGGGGGCGGCGGCTCCGGCAGGTCGGGCACCACGTTGTACCACTGTGTCGGGAGATCGGCTTCGTCCAGGATGTACTTGGTGCGCTCCGCCATCACGCCTCCTGAGTTCTGGAAAACTCAACATAGATCGCCGGAGGCCGGTGGGCCAGCCCGTCGTGATTGTCCACAGTGGATCTATTTTGGGAGGAAACTTGCCCACTCGTGTCGATCGCCTGCAGCTCGCCGACGGTCCCGTCGACCTGCCCGTGTGGCTCCCCGCCGGCGGCCACGGCCCCGGCCTGGTGCTGATCCAGGAAATCTTCGGCCTGGACGCTTATCTCTCCGGCGTTGCCGCGGACCTCGCCGAGCTGGGTTACGTCGTCGCCGTGCCCGAACTGTTCCACCGCTTCGCGCCGGGCTGGTCGTCGGCCCATGACGAGGCCGGGGTCGCCCGGTCGATGGAGATCGCCGGTCAGCTCGACCACGCGCTCGCTCTGTCGGACGTCCTGGCGACCCTCGCGCACCTGCGCGGCGTGAGCTCTGGTGCCGGTGTGCTGGGCTTCTGCTTGGGCGGGTCTCTCGCGTTCGCTGCTGCTGCCGCGGGCACGCCGGACACGGCGGTGTCGTTCTACGGGTCGACGGTGGCTGGGGAGATCGCTTCGCTGGACGAGGTGAGTTGCCCGATCCAGTTCCATTTCGGTGGCCAGGACCCGTTCATTCCGCGGTCGGACGTTTCTGTGGTGGAGGCGGCGGTGGCCTTGCATCCGGGGGCGGAGATTTTCGTGCAGGAGGACGCCGGGCACGCGTTCCACAACCGCGTGGCGCCGATGTTCTACCGACCTGAGGCGGCGGCGCGGGCATGGGAGTTGACGAAGGAGTTCCTGCGCCGGACTCTGCCGGTGTAGAGGCGGCGTCACGACCTCCGTTCCCGATGGCGGACACCTTGAAGCACGCCTACCCAGATCGACAAGTGCGTTTCCGCACTGAGCGCACCATCTCCTGGCTGCTGCGGGTTAAACCGTTCGGAGGCCGAGCCCGCTGACCGTAAGATCATCGACGTGGTGAGCCCGCTGGTGAGCAGGAACCTGGTAGTCGTCGGCGCCGGCATTATCGGCGCCTCGGTGGCCTATCACGCCGCTCGGGCCGGCGCCGTCGTGACCCTGGTCGACGCCGGGCGGCCAGGTGCCGGTGTGACGGCGGGCTCGTTCGCCTGGATCGGAGCGGCCGGTGTGCGCACCGGTCCGGCCGCCGGGCTGCGGGTGACCGCGGCGGAGGAGTACCGCCGGCTCGAGGCCGAGCTGCCGGGACTCCCCGTGACCTGGTCCGGCTCACTGTCCTGGGGCGCGGCGGACACCGTGCCGGAGGCTGGGCCCGGGCAGGAGATCGTGGACGCGGCCACCGTGGCAAAGCTTGAGCCCACCCTTACGCAGCCTCCGGAGTGGGCCGTCTGGGCACCCGGTGACGGCGCCGCCGACCCGGTAGGCGTGAGCGAGCGGCTGGTCGCGGGCGCCCGCGCCCACGGCGCCCGGGTGCATCCGGACACCCCGGTCATCGCGGTCCGACGGGACGCCGCGGGTCGGGTCGCCGGGGTCGAGACGGCCGCGGGACCCCTCGCCGGTGCGACTGTGGTGCTCGCGGCCGGAGTGGCCACGGCCGCGTTGGCCGCGCCGCTCGGCGTTCGCGTCCCGGTCGACCCGTCGCCGGCGACGCTCTTCCGGCTCCGCGCCCCCGCCGGTAGGGTCCGCACCGTGGTCCACAACCGGGACTTCGATCTCCGGCAGGTCGCCACCGACCGGCTCCACGCCGCTGCAGACTCGCCAGAACGGACTCTCGCCGCCGTCCGGGCCACCTTCCGCGGCGCGGCGAACGTCGAGCTACTCAGCACCCGGGTCGGCGTACGCCCCATGCCGGCCGACGGCGAGCCGATCATCGGCCCGGTCCCCGAGGTGCCCGGCCTCTACCTGGCGGTGATGCACTCCGCGGTCACGCTCGCCGCGGCCGTAGGCCACCTGGTCGCGCGGGAGCTGGTCGACGGCACCGTCGAGCCCTCGCTGGCGGGCTGCCGCCTCGACCGCTTCTAGTCCGAGTCGCCGCTCACGGGCGAAAGCGACACGGCGAGTTCTGAGATCAGGTCTTGGTATCGCTGGATTTCATTGAGGGAAACGGCATTCGCGCCCGGACTTCGACGGCCGCGGCCTCCGCGGCGGTTTGGAGTCCACCGCGCAGGTCGCGCCAGGTGAACGAAGCGCACTCCGCCTCGGTAGCGAGGATCCATTCTCCCCGCCCGGCAGCCGCTGCCCGTGCGTGGGAGTCGACAACGAAGTTCTCGCAGCGGACCTTGCCGGCCTGAAAGCACGTTCAGCGTGCTGAGCGTCGAGCCAAGTTCGCCTGATGTGGGCCCGCGAGCCAATCCTGTTCGAGACGCACGTCGACCGGTTCCTCGCCCCGCCGCAGGGCGTCGATATACGCACGATCGGCGGCAATTCGGGCCGCCACCTCGGGCCCTTCGGCGACGGCGCCGTGGCCGGGGACCAGGACGTCGACGTGCCGGGCGGCCTCGGCCAGCCGGTCGAGTGCTGCTTCGTAGGCGTCCACCTGGCCGGGGCGGCGAGGGTCCAGCAGCGGGATGAGGACATCGGAGAGCATGTCGCCGGCGAGCAGGACGCCCCGGTCCGCGAGGAGGACCGCGGCGTGGCCGGCGGCGTGCGCCTCGTGCTCGACGAGCTCGCCCGGCACCGGTCCGCCGTCCGCGGGCAGCGGGGTGAGCAGCGCGACCAGGTCGAGCGGGATGCCCGACGCGCTCTCCGCGGCCATCGTCCGCGCCCGCTCCCGGGCTCCGCTCGCGACCTCGGCGCAGGCGGCGGTGGCGTAGCGCGGCACGTCGCCGAACCGGGAGTGCCAGAGCAGGTGGTCCCAGTGGGGATGGGTCGCGAACCCGGCGACCACCGGAACGCCGAGCCGCTCCACGTCGTCGGCGAGCTCGTTCAGATCGGCACCGCCGATGCCGGGGTCGACCAGGACCAGCCCGCCGTCGGCGCGCACCACGATGGCGTTGCTCCAGACCCACTCGCTCTGCCGCACCCAGACGCCGTCGGCCACCTGATTCAGCATCGGTCCACTGTGTCAGGTGTCCCCGCCCGACGCGAGGGGCGACGGTGAGGCGAATACCGGAGCGACGCCGGCCGCCGAGGTGGAGACTTCCGGGGTGGACATGGCGGACGTCGGTGCGCGGTTGGCGGGGCGATTCGGTCCTGCGGTCGAGGATTGGCTCGCTGAGGTCCCGGCACTGGCTGCGCGGCTGGCTTCCCGGTGGGGCCTCGTGCTCGGTGAGGTTTTCGCGAGTGGAGCGTCGTCCGTGGTCGTGCGCTGTCGATGGCACGACGGGACCCGAGCGGTTCTCAAGCTCAGTCCGGATCGGGCGTTGTTGACCAAGCAGGTGGAGATGCTGCGCGTGTTCGCGCCTTCGGGGCGGGTGCCGGTCGTCTTGACCGCCGATGCGGAAGCCGGGGTGATGGTGCTGGAGGAGATCGTCCCCGGCACCGAAGCCGGAGACCTGCCTCAGCCGGCTTTGCCGCGGCGGTGGGGTGAGCTGCTTGGCGCGCTGCACGCCGTGGCCCCACCCGCGCACTGGCCATGGCACTTGCGCGGCCGGTGTGACGAGGCCTTCGCCCGGATCGGCCGGAGGCTTTCCGACCCGGCCGTCGGCGCGCGGATCGATCAGGCCACGTGGCGACGGGCGATGCGGCGCTGCGAGACATTGCTGGCCACGCAGACCAAGCTCGTGCTGGTGCACGGCGACCTGCATCTCGGCAACGTCCTCGACGGCGGCCCGTCGCGGGGGCTGGTCGCGATCGACCCGAAGGCGTGTCTGGGCGATCCGTGCTTCGATGCCGTCGACTACGTGGTAGCCGGTGCCGGGCACGAGGGTGTCGCGGCCCGGTGCCGGCGGGTGGCGGCCGCGTGCGGGCTCGACGGGAACCGGCTGTACGCCTGGAGTCAGGTGATCGCACCGATGGCAGCCATCGCGCGCCTCACCTACGGCGGACCGGAGCCCGTGATCGAGGAACTGCTCGACCTGGCTCGGTGATCAAGCCGCCCGCTCACAGCCAGCCGCGGCGCTCCGCCAGACTGCCCGCCTGAAACCGCGTCGACGCGCCCAGCTCGGTCATCAGGCGCTGAAGCCGGCGGTACGTCGTCCGGGTGCTCCAGCCGTTCACGCGCGCGATGGCCGTGTCGGTGAGGCCCGCCATCATCATCGTGAGCAGGGCGCGGGTTTCGTCGTCCGGCCGGGGACCGCCACCAAAAGGACCCGGCGTCACCGCGGACGCGTCGAGCGGGGCGGCCTGGGCCCATTCGCCCTCGAAGAGCGCCTCGAGGGCGGTGAGGAGCGGGGATCGGCGGACGAGGTAGGCGACCTGCAGGCCGCTGTGGCTGAGGTCGAACGGGATGAGGGCGTCCTGGTCGTCGCGGATGATGAGTTTGATGGGCAGCGTCCGGCGGGTCCGGGCTTCTTCGCCGCCGCGGACGGCGGGCAGGATGTCGGTTTCCAGCTTCTGGGGCCAGGCCACCGCGTCGAGGCTGTAGATCACGCGGTGCGCGACGCCGTCGTTCTGGTGGCGCGCGATCTGCGCCTGGGTGTTGCGGGCGGCGCCTTCGCCCCCGGGCGACTCGTAGTACGGCGGTGTGTCGAACACGCGGACCTGGTGCAGCGCCTCGGATTCCAGGTGTGCGACGGCCGCGGCGATCGTTTCGCGGTCGGTGAGCTGCTCGATCACGAGCTCGGGGCTCGTGCGGTGCGCGCTGCGGTGGATCTCCGAGAGCGAATGCACTTTCGCGCGCGCCGCGCTGAGTTCGCGTTCCCGCTGCTGCACGAGCTGGTTGATCGCGATGTCCGGCGGAGCGGCCAGGTACCGCGCCGGGCTGCCGCTGGCGGCCACCAAGTGCTTGTCGACGAGAGCGTCGAGCGTCCGCTGCAACGGGCCCGCCGGGCCCGACAGGTGGTCGGCAAGCGCAGCAACCGTCGACCCGGGCAGGGCGACGAGCGCTTCATAGACCCGCTCCTCGTCGGCGGACAACCCCAGGACAGCGAGCTCCATGCGAATGTCCTACCCGAGTTGTCGGGATTGTGCCAGGTGGCAGTGAGCAGCCACTCGGGGATCTTGTGACGGGTTCCGGCGGCTGGCACTGTTCGGCCGTTCCGGTGTGGCAGTTGCGCCCGCCGGTCTGCCCCTGCGCAGGAAGGAATCCCCTCGTTGAGAACTTCACGCAAGCGTCGGGCCGTCGCGGCGGCCGCGTGCCTCGCGTCGTCGCTCAGCTCGATTCTGGTCGCCGGTCCGGCCTCGGCCGCTCCCGGCAGAGCGTCGGGGCCCGCGGCCCCGACAACCCACACCGTCACCCTGGTCACCGGTGATGTCGTCACGGTGAACACGACCGGCGACGCCGGTGACAGCGGGGGGACGATCTCGGTCAAGGGGCCGGACGGCGGCCCCTCCGACGCGCGGATCCTCGAGTCGGCAGGCGACGTGTACGTCTACCCGTCCTCGGCGATGTCCTACCTCGCCAAGGGGATCCTGGACCGCCGCCTCTTCGACGTCACGGACCTGATCGCCGCCGGCTACGACGACGCGCACCGCGCCGACCTGCCCCTGATCGTCTCCTACACCAACCCTTCCCCCGGATTCCAGGCGAACACCGCGCCCCGCGGCTCGACCCTGGTCCGGCCGCTGGCGAGCGTCGACGGCGCCGCCGTCACCGAGAACCGCGCGCAGGCGCGGGACTTCTGGGCCGCGGTGACGGCTGGGGCGCCGTCCTCCTTCGCGGCGGCACCGGCGTTCGCCAACGGCATCAAGCAGATCTGGCTCGACGGCAAGGTCTACGCCGACCTGGCCGAATCGACCGCGCAGATCGGCGCACCCGAGGTCTGGACCGGCGGCGACACCGGGCAGGGCGTCGACGTCGCGGTCCTCGACACGGGCGTGGACGAGGGCCACCCCGATCTGGCGGGACGCATCGTCGACACGCGCAGCTTCATCCCCGGCGAGGACGTCAAGGACCTTCACGGCCACGGCACCCACGTCGCCTCCACCATCGCCGGCACGGGCGCCGCGTCCGGCGGCACCGAGAAGGGTGTCGCCCCGGGCGCTCGCCTGCACATCGGCAAGGTGCTGGCGAACTCCGGCTCCGGCAGCGACTCCGAGATCCTCGCCGGCATGGAGTGGGCGGCGGTCGACGAGCACGCCAAGATCATCAACATGAGCCTGGGCACGCAGGAGCCCTCCGACGGCACGGATCCGATGTCGCAGGCGGTGAACCGGCTCAGCGCGCAGACCGGTGCCCTGTTCGTGATCGCCGCGGGCAACACCTCCGGCCCCGGCACCGTCAGCTCGCCCGGCGCCGCCGACGCGGCGCTGACCGTGGGCGCGGTGGACGGCACCGACCACCTCGCCGAGTTCTCGAGCCAAGGCCCCCGGGTCGGCGACGGCGCACTCAAGCCGGAGATCACCGCCCCCGGCGTCGACATCCTGGCCGCGCGGTCGCAGTACGCGTCCGAAGGCGAGGGTTTCTACCAAACGCTGAGCGGCACGTCGATGTCCACGCCGCACGTGGTCGGCGCCGCCGCGCTGCTCGCCGCGGAGCACCCCGAGCTCACCGGCGCCCAGCTGAAGGACCTGCTGACCAGCACCGCGAAGCAGACCCCCGACTACACCGCGTTCCAGGCCGGCAGCGGCCGCGTGGACGTGGCTGCCGCCTCCCGCGCCGGGATCTTCGCCTCGGCCACCGCGTACGCCGGGCAGGACGGGTCCGGCGCCGTCAGCCGCCCGGTGACGTACACCAACTTCGGTGCCACGCCGGTGAACCTCGCCCTGTCGATCGCCGCGCCCGGCGTGACGCAGGGGATGTTCACGCTCTCGGCCGACCGGGTCACCGTGCCCGCGCACGGCACCGCCGCGGTCACCGTGACCATCGACCCGCACGCCGCGCCCGGCCCGTCCGACGGCTTCACCGCCCAGATCCTGGCCACCGGAGGAGACGGTGCGCTCGCCGCGCACACCGCCGTCTCGCTCGGCGCGCCGACGCACCTGCTGACCATCAACGTCAAGGACTCCGCCGGCCAGCCCGCGTCCGCCTTCGTCATGGTGCTCCGGGCGGGCGATCCGAACCCGATCCCGGTGCCGGTCGACGGCAGCGTGAGCTTCTACACGCCGGACGACCAGTACTCGGCGCTCGGTTACCTGACCGTGCCCGGTGTCCACGGCCCGAATTCCCAGGGCGTGGCGCTGCTCGGCGATCCTGACTTCACGTTCGACGGGGACCGCACGATCACCCTCGACGCCGGACACGTCCGGCTGGTCGACGAGACCACTCCGCAGCCCGGCGTCCCCAGCTACCTGCGGCTCGAGTACTCGCGGATGCTCAACCAGGACGGCCGCTGGCACGACTTCGGTCTGGCGAACACCGGCGTCGACAGCCTGTGGATCCAGCCGCAGGGCAAGGTGACGCACGGCGACTTCACCGTCGGCGCGCGGTGGCGCAAGGAACAACCGGCGTTGACAGTCTCCGACCGGGGTACCGACTACACCGACGTCCTGCGGCAGGCGGGCGTCACCCCGCTGTCCGACGGAACCCGGAACCTGCCGCTCGTCTTCGCCGGCAATGGCGCGCCTTCGGACTACGCCGGCCTCGGCGCGAGGGGCAAAGCGGTGGTCATCCGGCGCACCGCGTCGGCGACCCCGGCCGCGCTGGCCAAGGCGGCGGCCGACGCCGGCGCCAAGCTGCTGCTGGTCGCCAACGATCAGCCCGGACGGCAGAGCCTGTTCTTCGGCACGGACTCGCTGCACCCGAGCCCGATCGACGTCGGGCTCCTCAGCCCCGACGAGGGCGCCAAGCTGATCGCCCAGGCCCGGCAGCGCAACGCGACGCTGCACACGGAGTCGCACCCGGCGCCGGCGTACCTCTACGACCTCATGCACACCTGGCAGAACGACCTGCCCAAGGACATGGTCGTCCACGCGTCGGGCAAGAACCTCGCGCGCGTCGACGAGACGTTCGCCGGGTCCGTTCCGAACGGCGGCGGTGAGGAGTGGCGGTACGACTTCCCGTCGTACTCGGAGTGGGGCATCGGGAACTACGTCGCCATGGCCGCCAGCGGCCACCGCACCGACTGGGTCACCACCGACGGCGCGAACCGGTGGGGCCACGAAGTCACCGACGGCGTGCTGGGCGAATGGGGCGTCGCGCGGACGTACCGGCCCGGCACCGTGTCGAGCGACGACTGGTTCACGCCGATCCAGCGGCCGTACCTCAACAACAACTACCTCGGCCCGACGCGCACCGGTGACCAGATGCGGATCGACGTGCCGGGCTACGGCAACGCCGACCACGTCGGCGCCAGCTCCGACGCGCGCCAGACCGTGACCCTCTTCCAGGGCGACACCCAGCTGGGCAAGTCCGACAACGGGCTCATCATGTACCCCACCGCCCCCAGCTCCGGGCCGCGGCAGTACCGCCTGGTCGTGGCGAACGAGCGCGACACGAACCCGTACTCGTCCTCGACCACGACGGCGTGGACGTTCACCTCGGCCGCCCCGAAGGTCTTCGGTGAACAGGATCTGTTGCCCCTGCTGCAGATCCGCTACGACCTCGACCCGAACGCCTCCGGATCCGTACCGCGTGACTCGAAGTTCGGCGTCACCGTCGAACAACGCGCCCCGGTGTCCGTGGGCCTGACCCCGGTCTCGATCGCGGGCGGCGGCACCGTTCGCGCGCCCCGCGTCGAGATCTCCTACGACGACGGCACCACCTGGACCCGCCTCTCCGACGACCACCGAGGCGACTACCGGCTGGACGCACCGAAAAAGGCGCGGTTCGCCTCGCTGCGGGTGACCGCTTCCGATTCCGCGGGCAACTCCGTCACGCAGACGATCGTGCGGGCTTTCGGGCTTCGCTGATCGTTTCTTGCGGCCCGCCCCTCTTTCGGGGCGGGCCGCAAGAGCGCACCCTCGCTCCTCTGCGCCTACGCTCGGTGGACGACGCCGGACCCGGACGCGGAGGAACTCGCCATGCCCCACACCGTCGACTTCGTCACCGTATCGACCGACGGCCTGGAGTCCTCACCGGTCGCCGCCGCGCTCGCCGGCCTGCGCGCGAACGAGGCCCGGTACTTCAAGAACAAATACGACCACGTCTTCACGGTCGAGCCCGCCGCCGACGCCGCGGCGACCGTCGACTGGGTCCACCGGATCCTCTCGGAAGAACGCGGCATCGTCATCGCCTCCCGCCCTCTCGAGGCGACGGCGTTCCAGGTCGAGAACGTCCGGATGGCCTACGTCTTCTACGAGGACGGGCTGTCGATCAACGTCATGTACACCCTCGACGAAGCCGGGAAACGGGCCGTCGGGTTCAAGCTGTCCGACGGGATGGAGGTTCCCGCGGAGCTCGGCGCGTTCAAGTTCGCTCGCCAGAAGTCGAAGCTGGCGGGAACGATCCGAGGGTCTTACTTCGTGATCAAGAACGAGTACTGACCCGCGTCACCGCCGGCTGCAGAGATCCTGTTCCCCCGCCGCGCACGCGTAGTACTCGAACCCTGCCATCGCATTCCTCGCCTCGGGCGTCAGCAGATAGTCCCGAAACGCCGCCGCCAACGACCCCGACTCCAAAGGCCCCCGGCTGAAGACATACTCGACAGTCCAAAACGGATAGCCGCCGCGGATGTCGTCGAGGGTGGCGTTGCGGCCGTCCAGGCTGATCTTCTTCACGGCGCTCGACTGGGCCACGTCGGAGACGTCCGCGTAGCCGATGGCGTCGCCGAGGGTGGCGATGCGGTCGATGAGGTCGCCGGTCGAGCCTTGTTCGCAGATGATCGGGGACGAGGCGGCGACGCCGGGGCGCAGGTCGCGGCAGGAGTCGGACGTGGCTTGGGCCTGGCCGACCGGGGCGGAAGGCGTGCCGAGGAGGTACTTCTCCAGCGTGCGGCGCGTGCCGGACGAGGTGGAGCGGCCCGCGACGCGGATTTCGCCGGTGTCGCGCGGGTTGCCGGTGATGTCGCTCCAGACGCGGGCGCCGCCGGTGAAGATCTTCCGCACGTCTGCCACGGACAAGCTGTTGACGGGCACGTTTTTGCTCGCCACCAACGTAAACGGGACGATCGCGAGCTTCTGCGGCACGAACTGCGCGAAGTCGGGCTCGTCGAACTTGCCGTCGGACAGGGCGAGGTCGATGGTGCCGTCGTGCAGGCGCTGCAGGCCTTCCACGCTGCCGGGCGTGCCGACCTTCACCGCCGCCCCCGGGCAGTACGCCTCGTACGAGCCGGCCAGCTCCGTCGCCGCCCGGCCGAAGGCGCTGGACCCCTCCACGCTCAGCGAACCAGCCTCGCACGCCACGCCTCGCGGCAGCTTGGTGAACGGCGCGACGTTGTTGAGCAGCAACACCACCGCGAGCGCACCGGCGCAGATCGCCGTGAGACCGCCCCACGCGAGCGTGCCCGGGCCGACCTTTTCCTTGCCTTCGCGGGTGGTGATCCGGCCGTCGCGCAGGAGCCCTTCGACGGCGATCTGGTGCTTCTCCCCCGGCCTCGTCCCGGAGAGCACGATCACGAGCTTGTACGAGGCTTCCCGTTCGAGCGGGACCTTCGGCAGCTGCACCCGGTCTTCCTCGATCGTGAAACCGGGCAGCTTGTTGATCACCCGTTGCAGCTCGCCGGGCTCGAACTCGGTAGCGTCGACGGAGATCACCTGCCGGCCCGGGAAGTGCAGGG
Protein-coding regions in this window:
- a CDS encoding FAD-binding oxidoreductase → MVSPLVSRNLVVVGAGIIGASVAYHAARAGAVVTLVDAGRPGAGVTAGSFAWIGAAGVRTGPAAGLRVTAAEEYRRLEAELPGLPVTWSGSLSWGAADTVPEAGPGQEIVDAATVAKLEPTLTQPPEWAVWAPGDGAADPVGVSERLVAGARAHGARVHPDTPVIAVRRDAAGRVAGVETAAGPLAGATVVLAAGVATAALAAPLGVRVPVDPSPATLFRLRAPAGRVRTVVHNRDFDLRQVATDRLHAAADSPERTLAAVRATFRGAANVELLSTRVGVRPMPADGEPIIGPVPEVPGLYLAVMHSAVTLAAAVGHLVARELVDGTVEPSLAGCRLDRF
- a CDS encoding dienelactone hydrolase family protein; its protein translation is MPTRVDRLQLADGPVDLPVWLPAGGHGPGLVLIQEIFGLDAYLSGVAADLAELGYVVAVPELFHRFAPGWSSAHDEAGVARSMEIAGQLDHALALSDVLATLAHLRGVSSGAGVLGFCLGGSLAFAAAAAGTPDTAVSFYGSTVAGEIASLDEVSCPIQFHFGGQDPFIPRSDVSVVEAAVALHPGAEIFVQEDAGHAFHNRVAPMFYRPEAAARAWELTKEFLRRTLPV
- a CDS encoding MBL fold metallo-hydrolase; the encoded protein is MLNQVADGVWVRQSEWVWSNAIVVRADGGLVLVDPGIGGADLNELADDVERLGVPVVAGFATHPHWDHLLWHSRFGDVPRYATAACAEVASGARERARTMAAESASGIPLDLVALLTPLPADGGPVPGELVEHEAHAAGHAAVLLADRGVLLAGDMLSDVLIPLLDPRRPGQVDAYEAALDRLAEAARHVDVLVPGHGAVAEGPEVAARIAADRAYIDALRRGEEPVDVRLEQDWLAGPHQANLARRSAR
- a CDS encoding aminoglycoside phosphotransferase family protein, with the protein product MADVGARLAGRFGPAVEDWLAEVPALAARLASRWGLVLGEVFASGASSVVVRCRWHDGTRAVLKLSPDRALLTKQVEMLRVFAPSGRVPVVLTADAEAGVMVLEEIVPGTEAGDLPQPALPRRWGELLGALHAVAPPAHWPWHLRGRCDEAFARIGRRLSDPAVGARIDQATWRRAMRRCETLLATQTKLVLVHGDLHLGNVLDGGPSRGLVAIDPKACLGDPCFDAVDYVVAGAGHEGVAARCRRVAAACGLDGNRLYAWSQVIAPMAAIARLTYGGPEPVIEELLDLAR
- a CDS encoding phage tail protein — protein: MPHTVDFVTVSTDGLESSPVAAALAGLRANEARYFKNKYDHVFTVEPAADAAATVDWVHRILSEERGIVIASRPLEATAFQVENVRMAYVFYEDGLSINVMYTLDEAGKRAVGFKLSDGMEVPAELGAFKFARQKSKLAGTIRGSYFVIKNEY
- a CDS encoding helix-turn-helix domain-containing protein encodes the protein MELAVLGLSADEERVYEALVALPGSTVAALADHLSGPAGPLQRTLDALVDKHLVAASGSPARYLAAPPDIAINQLVQQRERELSAARAKVHSLSEIHRSAHRTSPELVIEQLTDRETIAAAVAHLESEALHQVRVFDTPPYYESPGGEGAARNTQAQIARHQNDGVAHRVIYSLDAVAWPQKLETDILPAVRGGEEARTRRTLPIKLIIRDDQDALIPFDLSHSGLQVAYLVRRSPLLTALEALFEGEWAQAAPLDASAVTPGPFGGGPRPDDETRALLTMMMAGLTDTAIARVNGWSTRTTYRRLQRLMTELGASTRFQAGSLAERRGWL
- a CDS encoding TrpB-like pyridoxal phosphate-dependent enzyme, with the protein product MAERTKYILDEADLPTQWYNVVPDLPEPPPPPLHPGTREPVGPEDLAPLFPQALIAQEVSTERYVDIPEEVRDVYRLWRPSPLYRAHRLEKALGTPARIYYKYEGVSPVGSHKPNTAVPQAFYNAAEGVTRLTTETGAGQWGSALAFACAQYGLECEVWQVRASYDQKPYRKLMMETYGATVHPSPSALTQSGRKILADDPDSTGSLGIAISEAVEQAAADPNARYALGSVLNHVLMHQTVIGEEALKQFELAGDTPDILVGCTGGGSNFGGLAFPFLREKLAGRMNPVIRAVEPLACPTLTRGTYAYDFGDTAGLTPLLKMHTLGHGFIPDPIHAGGLRYHGMSPLISHIYELGLMEALAVGQQECFAAGVRFARAEGIVPAPEPTHALAACIQEALRCKETGEEKVILTALCGHAHLDLPAYGAYLSGEMVDNELSDDVLATSLAELP
- a CDS encoding S8 family serine peptidase, which produces MRTSRKRRAVAAAACLASSLSSILVAGPASAAPGRASGPAAPTTHTVTLVTGDVVTVNTTGDAGDSGGTISVKGPDGGPSDARILESAGDVYVYPSSAMSYLAKGILDRRLFDVTDLIAAGYDDAHRADLPLIVSYTNPSPGFQANTAPRGSTLVRPLASVDGAAVTENRAQARDFWAAVTAGAPSSFAAAPAFANGIKQIWLDGKVYADLAESTAQIGAPEVWTGGDTGQGVDVAVLDTGVDEGHPDLAGRIVDTRSFIPGEDVKDLHGHGTHVASTIAGTGAASGGTEKGVAPGARLHIGKVLANSGSGSDSEILAGMEWAAVDEHAKIINMSLGTQEPSDGTDPMSQAVNRLSAQTGALFVIAAGNTSGPGTVSSPGAADAALTVGAVDGTDHLAEFSSQGPRVGDGALKPEITAPGVDILAARSQYASEGEGFYQTLSGTSMSTPHVVGAAALLAAEHPELTGAQLKDLLTSTAKQTPDYTAFQAGSGRVDVAAASRAGIFASATAYAGQDGSGAVSRPVTYTNFGATPVNLALSIAAPGVTQGMFTLSADRVTVPAHGTAAVTVTIDPHAAPGPSDGFTAQILATGGDGALAAHTAVSLGAPTHLLTINVKDSAGQPASAFVMVLRAGDPNPIPVPVDGSVSFYTPDDQYSALGYLTVPGVHGPNSQGVALLGDPDFTFDGDRTITLDAGHVRLVDETTPQPGVPSYLRLEYSRMLNQDGRWHDFGLANTGVDSLWIQPQGKVTHGDFTVGARWRKEQPALTVSDRGTDYTDVLRQAGVTPLSDGTRNLPLVFAGNGAPSDYAGLGARGKAVVIRRTASATPAALAKAAADAGAKLLLVANDQPGRQSLFFGTDSLHPSPIDVGLLSPDEGAKLIAQARQRNATLHTESHPAPAYLYDLMHTWQNDLPKDMVVHASGKNLARVDETFAGSVPNGGGEEWRYDFPSYSEWGIGNYVAMAASGHRTDWVTTDGANRWGHEVTDGVLGEWGVARTYRPGTVSSDDWFTPIQRPYLNNNYLGPTRTGDQMRIDVPGYGNADHVGASSDARQTVTLFQGDTQLGKSDNGLIMYPTAPSSGPRQYRLVVANERDTNPYSSSTTTAWTFTSAAPKVFGEQDLLPLLQIRYDLDPNASGSVPRDSKFGVTVEQRAPVSVGLTPVSIAGGGTVRAPRVEISYDDGTTWTRLSDDHRGDYRLDAPKKARFASLRVTASDSAGNSVTQTIVRAFGLR